One window of the Conexibacter sp. SYSU D00693 genome contains the following:
- a CDS encoding GAF domain-containing protein, with the protein MAMHVTTVRFSDELWEQLEREAAREGVSVAQFVRDAALLRVATMAGRRGDDEVMTSVQELAARAPRRAVADVARDQERLTALRSSGLLDAGPAPQFDRIAELVRQVLNVPVALVSLVEHDRQYFCALPGLPEPWASARETPLSHSFCQHVVMRRAPLVVPDAREEPLVQDNLAIPDLGVIAYLGVPIVTHDGHALGSLCAIDDKPRHWTADQVELLEALAASVVSEVELVRREAA; encoded by the coding sequence ATGGCCATGCACGTCACCACCGTCCGCTTCAGCGACGAGCTGTGGGAGCAGCTCGAGCGCGAGGCTGCCCGCGAGGGCGTCAGCGTCGCCCAGTTCGTGCGCGACGCCGCGCTGCTGCGGGTGGCGACGATGGCCGGACGACGCGGCGACGACGAGGTCATGACGTCGGTCCAGGAGCTCGCCGCGCGCGCGCCGCGACGCGCCGTCGCCGACGTCGCTCGCGACCAGGAGCGCCTGACCGCCCTGCGCTCCTCCGGACTGCTCGACGCCGGTCCGGCGCCCCAGTTCGACCGCATCGCCGAGCTCGTCCGTCAGGTCCTCAACGTCCCGGTCGCGCTCGTGTCGCTCGTCGAGCACGACCGCCAGTACTTCTGCGCCCTGCCCGGCCTGCCCGAGCCCTGGGCCAGCGCGCGCGAGACGCCGCTCTCGCACTCCTTCTGCCAGCACGTCGTGATGCGGCGCGCGCCCCTCGTGGTGCCCGACGCGCGCGAGGAGCCCCTCGTGCAGGACAACCTCGCGATCCCCGACCTCGGCGTCATCGCCTACCTCGGGGTGCCGATCGTCACGCACGACGGGCACGCGCTGGGCAGCCTCTGCGCGATCGACGACAAGCCGCGCCACTGGACGGCCGACCAGGTCGAGCTGCTCGAGGCGCTCGCGGCCTCCGTGGTCAGCGAGGTCGAGCTCGTGCGCCGCGAAGCCGCCTAG
- a CDS encoding methyl-accepting chemotaxis protein — MKLLSTPKDPRLAREPERSDIADVIAGLRSLDEHCLKGLAAGLKAMEGGALTTAVVPVTKPVDVAGRTGEAAELAEVFNSMLARAQAAVVAYETVREELHAALGDRSCLDQLSAKLTSLSDHCLVALGTGLEAMSRGDLTVPAEPVTTDVTAEPGAQLGRLGETFNTMLSRAQGGLGAYNTTRTGLAAMIGEIAETSTAVSDASREMAATAQQTGVAIDEIARASTDVAGGAERQVSTVVEVQRITTEAVGLSADAQKIASNGVELAARISAIADQTNLLALNAAIEAARAGEHGRGFAVVAEEVRSLAESASSTVKEVQQGFSDLASSVGDVAGCIERIESSARSVHAVAEEASAATEQVSASAEESSASTQQVVASTHDLAARARELDELVARFTV, encoded by the coding sequence GTGAAGCTGCTCAGTACCCCGAAGGACCCGCGCCTCGCCCGCGAGCCCGAGCGCTCGGACATCGCCGACGTCATCGCCGGGCTGCGCAGCCTCGACGAGCACTGCCTCAAGGGCCTCGCCGCGGGGCTCAAGGCCATGGAGGGCGGCGCCCTGACGACCGCCGTCGTCCCCGTCACGAAGCCGGTCGACGTCGCGGGCCGCACCGGCGAGGCCGCCGAGCTGGCCGAGGTCTTCAACTCCATGCTCGCCCGCGCGCAGGCGGCGGTCGTCGCCTACGAGACGGTCCGTGAGGAGCTGCACGCCGCGCTGGGCGACCGCTCGTGCCTGGACCAGCTCAGCGCGAAGCTCACGAGCCTGAGCGACCACTGCCTGGTCGCGCTCGGCACCGGCCTGGAGGCCATGAGCCGCGGCGACCTCACCGTCCCGGCCGAGCCGGTCACCACGGACGTCACCGCCGAACCAGGCGCGCAGCTCGGCCGCCTGGGCGAGACCTTCAACACCATGCTCTCGCGGGCGCAGGGCGGGCTCGGGGCCTACAACACGACGCGCACCGGGCTGGCGGCGATGATCGGCGAGATCGCCGAGACCTCCACGGCGGTGAGCGACGCCTCCCGCGAGATGGCGGCGACCGCCCAGCAGACGGGTGTGGCCATCGACGAGATCGCGCGCGCGTCCACCGACGTGGCCGGTGGCGCCGAGCGCCAGGTCTCGACCGTCGTCGAGGTCCAGCGCATCACGACCGAGGCCGTCGGCCTCTCCGCCGACGCGCAGAAGATCGCCAGCAACGGCGTCGAGCTGGCGGCCCGCATCTCCGCGATCGCCGACCAGACGAACCTCCTCGCGCTCAACGCCGCGATCGAGGCGGCGCGCGCCGGCGAGCACGGCCGGGGCTTCGCGGTCGTCGCCGAGGAGGTGCGCAGCCTCGCCGAGTCCGCGTCCTCGACGGTCAAGGAGGTCCAGCAGGGCTTCTCCGACCTGGCCTCGAGCGTCGGGGACGTCGCCGGCTGCATCGAGCGCATCGAGAGCTCCGCGCGCTCGGTCCACGCCGTCGCGGAGGAGGCGAGCGCCGCGACCGAGCAGGTCTCGGCCTCGGCCGAGGAGTCCAGCGCGTCGACGCAGCAGGTCGTGGCCAGCACGCACGACCTCGCCGCTCGCGCCCGCGAGCTCGACGAGCTCGTCGCCCGCTTCACCGTCTAG
- a CDS encoding CHAD domain-containing protein, with product MRRPTAELAGEHPQDPEAATAQVCALLGAEPRDARVADRVLLDTFDGSLRAAGLVAERPAGGRGAALGAPESDEVRKARGIRALLPVVRVRSEVQELAVLDDEGKTVVRAELELPHALPDGEAPVALPARLRLRGVLGYDKAFKRALRALEDGGGWGAPDATLFDEAAVAVGRDPRGTSSKVQVELERGMRADAAAGLLLARLADVAQQNVAGTLEDVDTEFLHDLRVAVRRARSVLRELQGVHEPAQRAHVREELKWVQSATGLVRDLDVQLLDWDELVGALHDDRREDLEPLRATLERRRSRALRRLRQDLRGPRFAGALEAWRELAVSPPAAPGDPDRPRAALPVEEVAADRIERVYRRMVRDGKAIDEDTPAEALHELRKRGKELRYLLELFGGLFPAEVVKPMVKTLKGLQDVLGRFQDRAVQAELLEEAGRELVQHATGPAALMALGLVVEELHADQRAARDEFHERFAAFAAKDQRKLVRATFPALERA from the coding sequence GTGCGACGGCCGACTGCCGAGCTCGCTGGCGAGCACCCGCAGGACCCCGAGGCAGCGACCGCCCAGGTGTGCGCGCTGCTGGGCGCCGAGCCCCGTGACGCGCGGGTCGCGGACCGGGTCCTGCTCGACACCTTCGACGGCAGCCTGCGCGCGGCGGGCCTCGTGGCCGAACGCCCGGCGGGCGGCCGAGGGGCGGCCCTGGGCGCGCCCGAGAGCGACGAGGTGCGCAAGGCGCGCGGGATCCGCGCCCTGCTGCCGGTCGTCCGCGTGCGCAGCGAGGTGCAGGAGCTCGCCGTGCTCGACGACGAGGGCAAGACCGTCGTGCGCGCCGAGCTCGAGCTGCCCCACGCGCTGCCGGACGGCGAGGCGCCCGTCGCGCTGCCCGCCCGGCTGCGCCTGCGCGGCGTGCTCGGCTACGACAAGGCGTTCAAGCGCGCGCTGCGCGCGCTCGAGGACGGCGGCGGATGGGGCGCGCCCGACGCGACGCTCTTCGACGAGGCGGCGGTCGCCGTCGGCCGCGACCCACGCGGCACGTCGTCCAAGGTGCAGGTCGAGCTCGAGCGCGGCATGCGCGCCGACGCGGCGGCGGGCCTGCTGCTCGCACGCCTGGCCGACGTGGCCCAGCAGAACGTCGCGGGCACGCTCGAGGACGTCGACACGGAGTTCCTCCACGACCTGCGCGTCGCGGTCCGTCGCGCGCGGTCGGTCCTGCGCGAGCTGCAGGGCGTCCACGAGCCGGCGCAGCGCGCGCACGTGCGCGAGGAGCTCAAGTGGGTGCAGTCCGCGACGGGGCTCGTCCGGGACCTCGACGTCCAGCTCCTGGACTGGGACGAGCTGGTGGGTGCGCTGCACGACGACCGGCGCGAGGACCTCGAGCCGCTGCGCGCGACGCTCGAGCGCCGCCGGTCGCGGGCCCTGCGCCGGCTGCGCCAGGACCTGCGCGGCCCGCGCTTCGCGGGGGCGCTGGAGGCGTGGCGCGAGCTGGCGGTCTCGCCGCCCGCGGCGCCGGGCGACCCCGACCGCCCGCGCGCGGCGCTGCCGGTCGAGGAGGTCGCCGCCGACCGCATCGAACGCGTCTACCGGCGGATGGTCCGCGACGGCAAGGCGATCGACGAGGACACGCCGGCGGAGGCGCTGCACGAGCTGCGCAAGCGCGGCAAGGAGCTGCGCTACCTGCTCGAGCTGTTCGGCGGGCTGTTCCCGGCGGAGGTCGTCAAGCCGATGGTCAAGACGCTCAAGGGGCTGCAGGACGTGCTCGGGCGCTTCCAGGACCGGGCGGTGCAGGCCGAGCTGCTCGAGGAGGCGGGGCGCGAGCTCGTCCAGCACGCGACGGGGCCGGCGGCGCTCATGGCGCTCGGGCTGGTCGTGGAGGAGCTGCACGCCGACCAGCGCGCGGCGCGCGACGAGTTCCACGAGCGCTTCGCGGCGTTCGCGGCGAAGGACCAGCGCAAGCTCGTGCGCGCGACGTTCCCGGCGCTGGAGCGCGCGTGA
- a CDS encoding ParA family protein, with protein MKVVATYSIKGGVGKTSAAVNVGALAARAGLRTLLWDLDPQGAATFLLRVKPKVKGGGRKLVRGTRDPGEALKGTDVEGLDLLPADFSYRHLDVLLDREERPEEGVGRVLAPLAGDYDLAILDCAPSISLVSESVFAAADVLLVPLVPSTLSVRTLEQLRTFLERHGAGDGATVPEVLAFLSMVDRRKNLHRELAASLPETFSGMARAAIPSASAVELMGARREPLVQSRPRDAAAVAYTSLWEELREVLDRG; from the coding sequence GTGAAGGTCGTCGCGACCTACTCGATCAAGGGCGGCGTGGGCAAGACCTCGGCGGCGGTGAACGTCGGGGCGCTCGCGGCGCGGGCGGGCCTGCGGACGCTGCTGTGGGACCTCGACCCGCAGGGCGCGGCGACGTTCCTGCTGCGGGTCAAGCCGAAGGTCAAGGGCGGTGGGCGCAAGCTCGTGCGGGGCACGCGCGACCCGGGCGAGGCGCTGAAGGGCACCGACGTCGAGGGCCTCGACCTCCTGCCGGCCGACTTCTCCTACCGCCACCTCGACGTGCTGCTCGACCGCGAGGAGCGCCCGGAGGAGGGCGTCGGCCGCGTGCTCGCGCCGCTCGCCGGTGACTACGACCTGGCGATCCTCGACTGCGCGCCGTCGATCTCGCTGGTCTCCGAGAGCGTCTTCGCGGCGGCCGACGTCCTGCTCGTGCCGCTCGTGCCGTCGACGCTCTCGGTCCGCACGCTCGAGCAGCTGCGCACCTTCCTGGAGCGCCACGGGGCGGGCGACGGGGCGACGGTGCCCGAGGTGCTGGCCTTCCTGTCGATGGTCGACCGGCGCAAGAACCTGCACCGCGAGCTGGCGGCGTCGCTGCCCGAGACGTTCTCGGGCATGGCGCGGGCGGCGATCCCGTCGGCGAGCGCCGTCGAGCTCATGGGCGCCCGGCGCGAGCCACTGGTGCAGTCGCGGCCGCGCGACGCGGCGGCGGTGGCCTACACGTCGCTGTGGGAGGAGCTGCGCGAGGTGCTCGACCGTGGCTGA
- a CDS encoding CYTH domain-containing protein has protein sequence MADAAGGAAPVEVERKFLVVGEVPGLGTGGSSAIRQGYVAVAATGDEVRVRERDGACVLTVKHGGAGLVRGEAELPVSADLFAELWAQTEGRRVEKVRHLVPLDGGLVAEVDVFGGALEGLVLAEVEFGSVEEARAFVAPPWLGRDVTDDAAYRNQRLALGRPPG, from the coding sequence GTGGCTGACGCCGCCGGCGGCGCGGCGCCGGTCGAGGTCGAGCGCAAGTTCCTCGTCGTGGGGGAGGTGCCGGGCCTCGGGACGGGCGGGTCCAGCGCGATCCGCCAGGGCTACGTCGCGGTCGCCGCCACGGGGGACGAGGTCCGGGTGCGCGAGCGCGACGGCGCCTGCGTGCTGACCGTCAAGCACGGCGGAGCGGGGCTCGTGCGCGGCGAGGCCGAGCTGCCGGTGAGCGCCGACCTGTTCGCCGAGCTGTGGGCGCAGACCGAGGGCCGGCGGGTCGAGAAGGTCCGCCACCTCGTGCCGCTCGACGGCGGGCTGGTGGCGGAGGTCGACGTGTTCGGCGGCGCGCTCGAGGGGCTGGTGCTCGCGGAGGTCGAGTTCGGCTCGGTGGAGGAGGCGCGGGCGTTCGTCGCGCCGCCGTGGCTGGGGCGCGACGTCACCGACGACGCGGCCTACCGCAACCAGCGCCTGGCGCTGGGGCGTCCGCCGGGCTGA
- the rarD gene encoding EamA family transporter RarD produces MRSGVLFGIGAYGLWGVFPLYFPLLEPSGSVEVLAHRIGWTLVVVVLVLAARRRVGELVAVARERRVLGLLAAAAVLIAVNWGTYIHAVTSDQTIDAALGYFITPLVSVAFGMVVLGERLRRVQAVAVVLGAVAVVVLTAYHGGFPWIALVLAASFGTYGLLKKLADVGAPEGLAVETLVLVVPALVFLAVLWARGEGTFTTEGTGHALLVAASGPITALPLLLFAACVVRVPLTTVGLLQYLAPVLQFLVGWLLQDEAMPGSRWAGFALVWVALVLLTWDGLRAAGTARRQALEPVAEPA; encoded by the coding sequence GTGCGCAGCGGCGTGCTCTTCGGGATCGGCGCCTACGGGCTGTGGGGCGTCTTCCCGCTGTACTTCCCGCTGCTCGAGCCGTCGGGGTCGGTCGAGGTCCTCGCGCACCGCATCGGCTGGACGCTCGTGGTCGTCGTGCTCGTGCTGGCCGCGCGCCGGCGGGTGGGCGAGCTCGTGGCGGTGGCGCGCGAGCGGCGGGTCCTCGGGCTGCTGGCCGCGGCGGCGGTCCTCATCGCGGTCAACTGGGGGACCTACATCCACGCGGTCACCTCCGACCAGACGATCGACGCGGCGCTGGGCTACTTCATCACGCCGCTCGTGAGCGTCGCCTTCGGGATGGTCGTGCTGGGCGAGCGGCTGCGGCGCGTGCAGGCGGTGGCGGTGGTGCTCGGCGCCGTGGCGGTGGTCGTCCTCACGGCCTACCACGGGGGCTTCCCGTGGATCGCGCTCGTCCTGGCGGCGTCGTTCGGCACCTACGGGCTGCTGAAGAAGCTCGCCGACGTGGGCGCGCCCGAGGGGCTGGCGGTCGAGACGCTCGTGCTCGTCGTCCCGGCGCTGGTCTTCCTCGCGGTGCTGTGGGCGCGCGGCGAGGGGACGTTCACGACGGAGGGCACGGGCCATGCGCTGCTCGTCGCCGCGTCGGGCCCGATCACCGCGCTGCCGCTCCTGCTCTTCGCGGCGTGCGTCGTGCGCGTGCCGCTGACGACGGTCGGGCTGCTGCAGTACCTCGCGCCGGTCCTGCAGTTCCTCGTCGGCTGGCTGCTGCAGGACGAGGCGATGCCGGGCAGCCGCTGGGCGGGCTTCGCGCTGGTCTGGGTCGCGCTCGTCCTGCTCACCTGGGACGGCCTGCGCGCCGCGGGCACCGCGCGCCGCCAGGCGCTCGAGCCGGTCGCCGAGCCCGCCTAG
- a CDS encoding ERCC4 domain-containing protein, which yields MAVDELAVLTEAPADAPVVLADHREVQSGIPELLEAAGIEVRLCDLPVGDYVISDELAVERKSGGDLTSSIKDGRLFDQAMRLQDAYPRAVLVIEGVPVWMPEPSWRGAVCRLVEDGVTVLQALDAQDAAAWVERLARRAHRTGTPGGRALGRRRAAPTAEAQAVAMLACVPGISARAAGRLLDHFGSVLEVAAASERELREVPGVGAIRARALKAALARDG from the coding sequence ATGGCGGTCGACGAGCTCGCGGTGCTGACCGAGGCGCCGGCGGACGCGCCGGTCGTGCTCGCCGACCACCGCGAGGTGCAGTCCGGCATCCCCGAGCTGCTCGAGGCGGCGGGCATCGAGGTGCGGCTCTGCGACCTGCCGGTCGGCGACTACGTCATCTCCGACGAGCTCGCGGTCGAGCGCAAGTCCGGCGGCGACCTCACCTCGTCGATCAAGGACGGGCGGCTCTTCGACCAGGCGATGCGGCTGCAGGACGCCTACCCGCGGGCGGTGCTCGTCATCGAGGGCGTGCCGGTGTGGATGCCCGAGCCGTCGTGGCGCGGCGCGGTCTGCCGGCTCGTCGAGGACGGGGTGACGGTCCTCCAGGCCCTCGACGCGCAGGACGCGGCGGCGTGGGTCGAGCGGCTCGCGCGGCGCGCGCACCGGACGGGGACGCCGGGCGGCCGGGCGCTCGGCCGGCGGCGCGCGGCACCGACCGCGGAGGCCCAGGCGGTGGCGATGCTCGCCTGCGTCCCGGGGATCTCGGCCCGCGCGGCGGGGCGGCTGCTCGACCACTTCGGGTCGGTGCTCGAGGTCGCGGCGGCGTCCGAGCGCGAGCTGCGGGAGGTGCCGGGCGTCGGGGCGATCCGGGCGCGGGCGCTGAAGGCGGCGCTGGCCCGCGACGGCTAG
- a CDS encoding isoprenylcysteine carboxylmethyltransferase family protein produces MDRTRAAALGSAAFFLAGPALELGVGPFLLTGGFAAGDGTLEDPAAKVAGVATVVAALAVVVACFVRFVRDGLGTPSPAAPTQALVVAGPYRWVRNPMYVATVAGLIGEGLLLARPVLLAAAAVYLATMTTLVRLREEPRLRARFGPAYDAYRAQVPGWLPRPPRAPQPSRPRGRA; encoded by the coding sequence ATGGACCGCACGCGCGCAGCGGCGCTCGGCAGCGCCGCGTTCTTCCTCGCGGGCCCGGCCCTCGAGCTGGGCGTCGGTCCGTTCCTGCTCACGGGCGGGTTCGCCGCAGGGGACGGCACGCTGGAGGACCCGGCGGCGAAGGTCGCCGGTGTCGCGACGGTCGTCGCCGCCCTCGCCGTCGTCGTCGCGTGCTTCGTGCGCTTCGTGCGCGACGGGCTCGGGACGCCCTCGCCCGCCGCCCCGACCCAGGCGCTCGTCGTCGCCGGGCCCTACCGCTGGGTGCGAAACCCGATGTACGTCGCGACCGTCGCCGGGCTCATCGGCGAGGGGCTGCTGCTCGCGCGGCCGGTGCTCCTCGCCGCCGCCGCCGTCTACCTCGCGACGATGACGACGCTCGTGCGGCTGCGCGAGGAGCCGCGGCTGCGCGCCCGCTTCGGCCCTGCCTACGACGCCTACCGCGCGCAGGTCCCCGGCTGGCTCCCGCGCCCCCCACGCGCACCGCAGCCGTCGCGCCCGCGTGGACGCGCCTAG
- a CDS encoding helix-turn-helix domain-containing protein has protein sequence MARTPFDQMHCSVARTLDVLGEWWTPLVLRDVAIGITRFDAIQRDLGVSRKVLAQRLGALVDHGVLRRVPYQDNPPRYDYVLTEKGGDLARVLLVLQAWGDKWVFGEEQAPVVMRHERCGQTTRPTLTCSCCGEELQPQDVTPLAGPGLADAGEDVAPEVVAALERLAAVGRRG, from the coding sequence ATGGCGCGGACGCCGTTCGACCAGATGCACTGCTCCGTCGCGCGCACCCTCGACGTCCTGGGCGAGTGGTGGACGCCGCTCGTGCTGCGCGACGTCGCCATCGGGATCACGCGCTTCGACGCGATCCAGCGCGACCTCGGGGTCTCGCGCAAGGTCCTCGCGCAGCGGCTCGGTGCGCTCGTCGACCACGGCGTCCTGCGGCGCGTGCCCTACCAGGACAACCCGCCGCGCTACGACTACGTGCTGACGGAGAAGGGCGGCGACCTCGCGCGGGTCCTGCTCGTCCTGCAGGCCTGGGGCGACAAGTGGGTCTTCGGCGAGGAGCAGGCGCCGGTCGTCATGCGCCACGAGCGCTGCGGGCAGACGACGCGCCCGACGCTGACCTGCTCCTGCTGCGGGGAGGAGCTGCAGCCCCAGGACGTCACGCCGCTGGCCGGTCCGGGGCTCGCGGACGCCGGCGAGGACGTCGCGCCCGAGGTCGTCGCGGCGCTCGAGCGCCTCGCGGCGGTGGGCCGGAGGGGCTAG
- a CDS encoding MMPL family transporter, with product MVDRVAELTWRAPKRVLAVVALLAALAGAIGHDVEHHLKAAGFTDSASESERASGILRGALGFDATPAIIAVVREPGGGPLRLDDPRVRRDVADVAERLRRTRFVAQVDDPLREPQRFAALRARDGRSIVLAVHLSTQDVEDEGGLAAEDAAKRLEGTRLRVELGGFAPSFNQVNDQTREDLTNAEVIAFPALAILLLLVFRGVVAAAIPLLIGVLSILGTFLVLRTMSAIVDTSLFALNIATALSLGLAVDYALLMVSRFREEVAARGPTREAHLQTVRTAGRAALFSGLTVAAAMAALVVMPQRFLYSIGVAGAAVGVMSALMALFVVPALLRLAGGRIDALAVRRGPAVSSDSSGWHRLARGVMRRPVAVALVSVGLLVGAAAPLAGTVLTGPSAEAVPDTQPSYDANAYVERHYVRDLVEGATVVVRGAADDAALERFGAQMRAVDGVARVSPFQRASGEVAYASVGLRDRALHGPAQDAIRTVRDLSPPDGADVLVAGNTARFIDQKASLVEHAPLVVAIISVTIFVLIFLLTGSVVLPIKTLLMNGLTLAATLGVMVLGFQEGWLDGALAYEGPAAIEVTSLVFLFAVTFGLATDYAVLVLARIKEQHDLGKGDEEAVAIGIGRTGRVISAAAVMIAVVFLAFAVSPVFFMKEIAVGMAVGVLVDATIVRALLVPSLMRLLGRWNWWAPAPLRRLQARFALQEA from the coding sequence ATGGTCGACCGCGTGGCCGAGCTCACCTGGCGGGCCCCGAAGCGCGTGCTCGCCGTCGTCGCCCTGCTCGCCGCCCTCGCCGGCGCGATCGGCCACGACGTCGAGCACCACCTGAAGGCGGCCGGCTTCACCGACAGCGCCTCGGAGAGCGAGCGGGCGTCCGGGATCCTGCGCGGCGCGCTGGGCTTCGACGCGACGCCCGCGATCATCGCCGTCGTCCGGGAACCCGGCGGTGGCCCGCTGCGCCTCGACGACCCACGGGTGCGCCGGGACGTGGCCGACGTCGCCGAGCGCCTGCGCCGCACGCGCTTCGTCGCGCAGGTCGACGACCCGCTGCGCGAGCCCCAGCGCTTCGCCGCCCTGCGCGCCCGCGACGGGCGGTCGATCGTCCTCGCCGTCCACCTGAGCACCCAGGACGTCGAGGACGAGGGCGGACTGGCCGCCGAGGACGCGGCGAAGCGGCTCGAGGGCACGCGCCTGCGCGTCGAGCTCGGCGGCTTCGCCCCGAGCTTCAACCAGGTCAACGACCAGACGCGCGAGGACCTCACCAACGCCGAGGTCATCGCGTTCCCGGCGCTGGCGATCCTGCTGCTCCTCGTCTTCCGCGGCGTCGTGGCGGCGGCGATCCCGCTGCTCATCGGCGTCCTCTCCATCCTCGGGACCTTCCTCGTCCTGCGCACGATGTCGGCGATCGTCGACACGTCGCTGTTCGCGCTGAACATCGCGACCGCGCTGAGCCTCGGCCTCGCGGTCGACTACGCCCTGCTGATGGTCTCCCGCTTCCGCGAGGAGGTCGCGGCGCGGGGCCCGACGCGCGAAGCCCACCTGCAGACCGTGCGCACCGCCGGCCGCGCGGCGCTCTTCAGCGGCCTGACGGTCGCCGCGGCGATGGCGGCGCTCGTCGTCATGCCCCAGCGCTTCCTCTACTCGATCGGGGTGGCGGGCGCCGCCGTCGGCGTGATGTCGGCGCTCATGGCGCTGTTCGTGGTGCCGGCGCTCCTGCGCCTCGCGGGCGGGCGGATCGACGCGCTGGCGGTCCGCCGGGGTCCGGCGGTGTCGAGCGACTCGAGCGGCTGGCACCGCCTCGCCCGGGGCGTGATGCGCCGGCCGGTGGCGGTCGCGCTCGTGAGCGTCGGCCTGCTGGTCGGCGCGGCGGCGCCGCTGGCGGGCACCGTGCTGACGGGACCGAGTGCCGAGGCCGTCCCCGACACGCAGCCGTCCTACGACGCCAACGCCTACGTCGAGCGCCACTACGTCCGCGACCTCGTCGAGGGGGCGACGGTCGTCGTGCGCGGCGCGGCCGACGACGCCGCCCTCGAGCGCTTCGGCGCGCAGATGCGCGCGGTCGACGGCGTCGCGCGCGTCTCGCCCTTCCAGCGCGCGAGCGGGGAGGTCGCCTACGCGTCGGTCGGCCTGCGCGACCGGGCGCTGCACGGCCCGGCCCAGGACGCGATCCGCACGGTCCGCGACCTCTCGCCGCCCGACGGCGCCGACGTCCTCGTCGCCGGCAACACCGCGCGGTTCATCGACCAGAAGGCGTCGCTGGTCGAGCACGCGCCGCTGGTCGTGGCGATCATCTCGGTGACGATCTTCGTCCTGATCTTCCTGCTGACCGGCTCGGTCGTCCTGCCGATCAAGACGCTGCTGATGAACGGCCTGACGCTCGCCGCGACGCTCGGCGTGATGGTGCTGGGCTTCCAGGAGGGCTGGCTCGACGGGGCACTGGCCTACGAGGGGCCGGCGGCGATCGAGGTGACGAGCCTCGTCTTCCTCTTCGCGGTGACCTTCGGCCTGGCGACGGACTACGCCGTGCTCGTGCTCGCGCGCATCAAGGAGCAGCACGACCTGGGCAAGGGCGACGAGGAGGCGGTGGCCATCGGCATCGGCCGGACGGGGCGGGTGATCAGCGCCGCCGCGGTGATGATCGCCGTGGTCTTCCTCGCCTTCGCGGTGAGCCCCGTGTTCTTCATGAAGGAGATCGCCGTCGGGATGGCGGTCGGGGTGCTCGTCGACGCGACGATCGTGCGCGCGCTGCTCGTCCCGTCGCTCATGCGCCTGCTGGGCCGGTGGAACTGGTGGGCGCCCGCACCCTTGCGCCGCCTGCAGGCCCGGTTCGCCCTGCAGGAGGCCTAG
- a CDS encoding SDR family oxidoreductase, whose protein sequence is MRIAVAGGTGTVGREVVHELRGRGHDVRGLSRSSPDWPVDLTTGQGLDAALEGVDVVVDASNGPSPGRAAAVLVEGTTQLLAAEARAGVGHHVCVSIVGIDRTPLSLYRVKVQQERAVVAGDVPWTIVRCTQFHGLVAQLLGAGAKVGVVPSGRARLQPVAAADAGRAVADVAEQAPRRGRVEVAGPQAVALAELAQDWRAARGGLVRVPLPLPPRLGRALRAGSLTTADPGVRGATTFASWLAAGGAP, encoded by the coding sequence ATGAGGATCGCCGTCGCAGGAGGGACCGGGACCGTCGGCCGCGAGGTCGTGCACGAGCTGCGCGGCCGCGGGCACGACGTGCGCGGGCTGAGCCGCTCGTCGCCCGACTGGCCGGTGGACCTGACGACCGGCCAGGGGCTGGACGCCGCGCTCGAGGGCGTCGACGTCGTCGTCGACGCGAGCAACGGCCCGTCGCCGGGCAGGGCCGCCGCGGTCCTCGTCGAGGGCACGACGCAGCTCCTGGCCGCCGAGGCGCGCGCCGGCGTCGGGCACCACGTGTGCGTCTCGATCGTCGGGATCGACCGCACGCCGCTGAGCCTCTACCGCGTGAAGGTGCAGCAGGAGCGCGCCGTCGTCGCGGGCGACGTCCCGTGGACCATCGTGCGCTGCACGCAGTTCCACGGCCTCGTCGCGCAGCTGCTGGGCGCAGGTGCGAAGGTGGGCGTCGTGCCGTCGGGACGCGCACGCCTGCAGCCCGTCGCGGCCGCCGACGCGGGCCGTGCGGTCGCCGACGTCGCCGAGCAGGCGCCCCGCCGCGGACGCGTCGAGGTCGCCGGCCCGCAGGCCGTCGCGCTCGCCGAGCTCGCGCAGGACTGGCGGGCGGCGCGTGGCGGCCTCGTCCGGGTCCCGCTGCCGCTGCCCCCGCGCCTGGGCCGTGCCCTGCGCGCCGGGTCGCTCACCACCGCCGACCCCGGCGTCCGGGGCGCCACCACCTTCGCGTCGTGGCTGGCCGCCGGAGGTGCGCCGTGA